The nucleotide window AAAGGCTTTCTTGCTTTTTGCATTATTTCCCCAAAGTATGAAAATCATTGGCTCTTCCCGTCTATTTAAATATTTTATCACATTATCTGTAAAAATTTCCCATCCTATCTTTGAATGTGAGTTGGCATTTCCAGCAACTACAGTAAGTGCTGTATTTAAAAGTAGGACTCCCTGTTTTGCCCATTTTTCAAGAAACCCATTTTTACTCATTCTATAGCCAAATTCATTTTCGATTTCCTTATAAATATTCTTTAAGGAAGGCGGCAAGGCAACTCCCCGCTTTACAGAAAATGCCAGTCCATGTGCCTGATTTTCCCCATGATATGGATCCTGCCCTAGAATTACAACTTTGCAGTCCTTATAGCTTGTCAGCTTAAACGCAGAAAAAATTTCATATTTATCTGGATAAATCGTTTTTGTTTTATATTCTTTTACTAAAAATTTTCTTAAATTTAAGTAATAGTCTTTTTCAAATTCTTTTTCCTTTTCAAAAATTCCATCCCAGTCATTTCCGATATTAACCATTTTCCAATCATTCCTTTCCTTAAAATTCAAATTTTATTATATACTCCAATCCCTCTAATATCAAATTATTTTTAATTTATAAAAGGATTATAAAATCTTCCACCATTTACTTTTATAAGCATAATTGAAATAATTAAAAATATTGCTGTTACAAGGATTGCTATAACATCTGGCATTTTCATTTTTCTTGCCTGATACCACGTTCGCTTTTTTCTTTTTCCAAATCCTCTTAAAATCATTGCATTGCTTATAATATCTATTTTTTCAATACTTGAAAATATTAACGGCATTAACGTATAAGAAATATTTTTTATTCTTGTTATTAATTTTTCATTTTTAGAAATATCTATCCCCTTTGCCTGCTGTGCCTTGCTAATTGTAACAAAGTCCTCCTGCACAGTCGGAATATATCTAAGTGCAATTGAAACTGCATAAGAAAATTTAT belongs to Leptotrichia trevisanii DSM 22070 and includes:
- a CDS encoding uracil-DNA glycosylase, coding for MVNIGNDWDGIFEKEKEFEKDYYLNLRKFLVKEYKTKTIYPDKYEIFSAFKLTSYKDCKVVILGQDPYHGENQAHGLAFSVKRGVALPPSLKNIYKEIENEFGYRMSKNGFLEKWAKQGVLLLNTALTVVAGNANSHSKIGWEIFTDNVIKYLNRREEPMIFILWGNNAKSKKAFIDTNKHYILESVHPSPLSASRGFFGCGHFKKANEILKELGKDEINWQI